A section of the Gallus gallus isolate bGalGal1 chromosome 4, bGalGal1.mat.broiler.GRCg7b, whole genome shotgun sequence genome encodes:
- the MAN2B2 gene encoding epididymis-specific alpha-mannosidase, producing MEPPKPGGGTRPQRGGTRKLGRPRVAAGRAGLGRGAAMGPLLLLICLALPATSRGELRAFVVAHSHMDVGWVYTVQESMHAYAANVYTSVVEELMKGKQRKFIAVEQEFFRLWWDAVATDTHKQQVHQLLQEGRLEFVIGGQVMHDEAVTLIDDQILQLTEGHGFLYETFGIRPQFSWHVDPFGASATTPTLFALAGFNAHLISRIDYDLKADMQKNKKLQFVWQGSPSLSESQEIFTHTMDQYSYCTPSQLPFSNRSGFYWNGFAVFPDPPKDGVYPNMSLPVTDTNIHMYAQAMVANIKERAVWFRTNDVLWPWGCDKQFFNASVQYSNMDLLLDYINKHSDEFGVTVQYATVGDYFQAVYSRNLTWEIRTSQDFLPYSTEPFQAWTGFYTSRSMLKGVARRASSLLYAGESFFTQYVRTHPAGSICKHGALKQLQSLRWAVSEVQHHDGITGTESPKVTNMYMDNLMYGMFNVKKLMASIIFDMNNAKKSGEVYYIYNKDSGKPGTTDTDHYVIVYNPLAWNITTIVTVPVNISSMSVYDELGHSVPAQIQSSAESHSIYDLYILVEVSGLTYKKYNVKPSNDKQSAFIGRSIKYKRKDMMRSVQQSQKLLPVASNCYEIVFDQNTNLMHSITNRETNQTVQVTQEFLEYHVNGDVTKGPISDNYLFAPNSSAVPVSQAVGLEVVSGNLVTEIRQYFFSNVTAQYYTHAVFTRMYSVPEGYDAKLLCHRIEQEYSIGPLEVNREAVLRTSTNLNTGQLLYTDDNGFQIQKRPFKAYVNNTAARNYYPMVQTAYIEDDTTRLVLLAERAHGVSSQGNGQVEVMLHRRLWNNLQWDLNYNLTLNDSSVVRPVFWLILGTKSATSVLYRTSGLALQHRPVVMFGTFSGDKPELPGQLQKRSAHSFSVTVPPNLHLQTLSIPGWRYSSNHAEQVRAIHMGKQKQGDADFSRVLLRIRHLYEVGEDPVLSQPVMVNLKSLLKELGSVKLVEERSLTGTWDVNTLKRWKWKTVQNRSKGFSNSTKIPDDFTVTVHPKEIRTFFVYFQDQ from the exons ATGGAGCCGCCCAAGCCGGGAGGCGGGACCCGACCGCAGCGGGGCGGGACGCGGAAGCTCGGCCGGCCCCGGGTTGCTgccggccgggccgggctgggccGCGGAGCTGCTATGggtcctctgctgctgctcatctgCCTCGCCCTGCCGGCCACCAGCCGCGGGGAGCTGCGGGCCTTCGTGGTCGCCCACAGCCATATGGACGTCGGCTGGGTGTACACCGTGCAG gagagtATGCATGCTTATGCAGCAAATGTCTACACATCTGTGGTAGAAGAACTAATGAAAGGTAAGCAGCGCAAATTTATTGCTGTGGAACAGGAATTCTTTCGGCTTTGGTGGGATGCAGTAGCCACGGATACACACAAGCAGCAG GTCCATCAGTTACTTCAGGAAGGACGATTGGAATTTGTCATTGGAGGGCAAGTGATGCATGATGAAGCTGTGACACTAATTGATGATCAGATTTTACAGTTGACGG AGGGCCACGGGTTTTTATATGAAACTTTTGGGATCAGACCTCAGTTTTCTTGGCACGTTGATCCTTTTGGAGCCTCAGCTACAACACCAACTCTTTTTGCTCTTGCTGGCTTTAATGCTCATCTTATCTCTCGAATTGACTATGACCTGAAGGCTgacatgcagaaaaacaag aagctTCAGTTTGTATGGCAGGGTTCTCCTTCCTTATCTGAAAGTCAGGAGATCTTCACCCATACTATGGATCAGTACAGCTACTGTACCCCATCGCAACTGCCTTTTTCAAACAG aTCAGGATTTTATTGGAATGGATTTGCAGTTTTCCCAGATCCACCAAAAGATGGTGTTTATCCAAACATGAGTCTCCCTGTTACAGATACCAACATCCATATGTACGCACAGGCCATGGTGGCAAACATTAAGGAGAGAGCAGTCTGGTTCCGAACAAATGATGTTTTGTGGCCATGG GGCTGTGACAAACAGTTCTTTAATGCATCTGTTCAGTACTCCAACATGGACCTATTGTTGGACTACATTAACAAGCATTCTGATGAGTTTGGAGTGACTGTCCAGTATGCAACTGTTGGTGATTACTTCCAAGCAGTTTATAGCAGAAATCTTACGTGGGAAATAAGGACTTCTCAAGACTTCCTTCCATATTCAACAG AGCCATTTCAAGCCTGGACTGGATTTTATACTTCTCGGAGCATGTTAAAAGGAGTTGCAAGGAGAGCAAGTTCACTGCTTTATGCTGGAGAGTCCTTTTTCACACAGTATGTCCGGACACACCCAGCAGGTTCTATCTGCAAACACGGAGCCCTAAAGCAGCTTCAGAGCCTTAGATGGGCGGTTTCAGAG GTCCAGCACCATGATGGCATAACAGGCACAGAGTCTCCTAAAGTGACAAACATGTACATGGATAACTTGATGTATGGAATGTTCAACGTCAAGAAGTTAATGGCTTCCATAATCTTTGATATGAACAATGCTAAGAAGAGTGGAGAGGTCTATTATATTTACAATAAAGACTCGGGAAAACCAG GTACTACAGATACTGACCATTATGTCATTGTCTATAATCCCCTGGCCTGGAACATCACTACAATTGTCACAGTCCCTGTCAACATCTCATCAATGAGTGTTTATGATGAACTGGGACATTCTGTACCGGCACAG ATTCAAAGTTCAGCGGAGTCCCATTCTATCTATGATCTGTATATTCTAGTAGAAGTAAGTGGTCTGACTTACAAAAAATACAATGTTAAGCCCTCTAATGATAAACAGTCTGCATTTATTGGAAGATCAATTAAATACAAGCGAAAAGACATGATGCGTTCAGTTCAGCAAAGTCAAAAACTGCTTCCTGTGGCCAGCAATTGCTACGAGATTGTGTTTGACCAAAACACTAATCTGATGCACAGCATTACGAACAG GGAGACTAACCAGACTGTCCAGGTGACCCAGGAGTTCCTCGAGTACCACGTGAACGGAGATGTTACAAAAGGACCCATTTCAGACAACTACTTATTTGCCCCTAATTCTTCTGCTGTTCCAGTATCACAAGCGGTTGGACTGGAAGTGGTGTCTGGAAACTTAGTGACAGAGATACGGCAATACTTCTTCAG CAATGTTACTGCTCAGTATTACACACATGCAGTATTTACAAGGATGTATTCAGTACCAGAAGGCTATGATGCGAAGTTGCTTTGTCATAGGATAGAGCAAGAATACAGTATTGGACCTTTGGAAGTAAATCGTGAGGCAGTTCTAAGAACAAGCACAAATTTGAACACTGGGCAGCTGCTCTACACTGATGACAATGGATTTCAGATTCAGAAGAGACCATTCAAGGCATATGTGAATAATACAGCAGCGCGG AACTATTATCCTATGGTCCAGACTGCCTACATTGAAGATGATACCACAAGGCTGGTGCTGCTTGCAGAAAGAGCTCATGGTGTCTCAAGTCAAGGGAACGGACAAGTGGAG GTGATGCTTCACAGGAGACTATGGAACAATCTTCAGTGGGACCTAAATTACAATCTTACTTTGAATGACTCTTCAGTGGTTCGTCCTGTGTTTTGGCTTATTTTAGGAACAAAGTCTGCCACCAGTGTTTTGTATCGGACAAGTGGCCTAGCATTACAGCACAGGCCAGTTGTAATGTTTGGAACGTTTTCAG GAGATAAACCAGAGCTACCTGGGCAACTTCAGAAGAGATCAGCCCACAGTTTTTCTGTCACTGTCCCACCTAATCTTCATCTCCAGACTCTGAGCATTCCAGGGTGGAGATACAGCTCTAATCATGCAGAGCAGGTCCGCGCCATTCACATGG GTAAACAGAAGCAAGGTGATGCAGACTTCAGTCGTGTCCTGCTGAGAATTAGACATCTGTATGAAGTTGGAGAGGATCCTGTGCTGTCTCAGCCTGTGATGGTGAATCTGAAG AGTTTGCTGAAAGAACTGGGATCAGTGAAGTTAGTGGAAGAGCGATCACTCACAGGCACCTGGGATGTGAACACTTTGAAGCGGTGGAAGTGGAAGACTGTGCAAAATCGAAGCAAAG